A genome region from Bacteroides stercoris ATCC 43183 includes the following:
- a CDS encoding glycoside hydrolase family 88 protein, producing the protein MKKLLGLISFLLVLAGSVSAKVVLPAIFSDNMVLQQNAQVNLWGKATPGERVSVKASWTDKTVTTKAAADGKWTVKLKTPAAAKGQSVTVSGENTITINNVLVGEVWLCTGQSNMEYPVSRHPDKKWMTGMITEAEEMKDADYPELRLFRVEHQLAPDGEMDDCQGRWLVCTPKNLYDFSAVGFVFGRRLHKELNVPVGMIQSTWGGTHAESWTKMSVMKNNPLYADVLEDFALKNVKQEKGYCKVPATLWNGMIHPILGYTVKGNIWYQGESNAIRHEKYQQVFTNMINSWRKEWKQPDMPFYFMQIAPHKGQPAGIREAQLKTWQSGLKNVGMAVVTDAADSTDIHPRNKRVAGERMALWALAKQYGKDVAYSGPLFKTMKVSGNKAVLSFEYAEDGLMTPENAPVKGFLVAGADRRFYPAVAVIKGSRLEVSAPQVAEPVAVRYGFCNFFRVNLYNKSGLPAVPFRTDTWEQGSYARWFADSEMMRFPQAYRLDHGKRLFFGYAQGVGCCAMLQMWKITGERRYYDYVKQWADSLINEKGEIHLYDKSTYNLDFINSGKVLFDLYRETGDQRYKAAMDILIKQLKNQPRTLEGGFWHKLIYQHQMWLDGLYMASPFMAQYGAEFNKPEWIDEAVKQFRLCHKHTYDAKTGLYHHAWDESKSQRWANPETGHSPNFWGRSIGWWFMALVDALDYIPENHPGRADMIGYIRGLAETLPKYQDKAGLWYQVIDQPKRKGNFPEASVTTQCMYAYAKAVNKGYIDAGYRAVAEKALKGLKDKLLVEKQDGTLTLTRCCQVGGLGGHPYRDGSFEYYIGEKMRDNDAKATGPFIMGCLELEKIK; encoded by the coding sequence ATGAAAAAACTACTTGGATTAATTTCCTTTCTTTTAGTATTGGCAGGTTCCGTTTCTGCCAAAGTGGTACTTCCGGCTATCTTTTCCGACAATATGGTATTGCAGCAAAACGCGCAAGTCAATTTGTGGGGAAAGGCAACGCCCGGTGAACGGGTTTCGGTAAAAGCGTCATGGACGGATAAAACCGTGACAACCAAGGCTGCGGCTGACGGCAAATGGACTGTGAAGCTGAAAACGCCTGCGGCTGCAAAAGGGCAGTCTGTTACGGTGAGCGGTGAGAATACGATTACTATTAATAATGTACTGGTAGGTGAAGTATGGCTCTGTACCGGACAATCCAATATGGAATATCCGGTTTCCAGGCATCCCGATAAAAAATGGATGACCGGTATGATAACGGAAGCCGAGGAGATGAAGGACGCGGATTATCCGGAACTTCGTCTGTTCCGGGTGGAACATCAGTTGGCTCCCGACGGTGAAATGGATGACTGTCAAGGCCGGTGGCTGGTGTGCACGCCGAAAAACCTGTATGACTTCTCGGCTGTGGGATTCGTTTTCGGACGCCGGTTGCATAAGGAATTGAATGTGCCGGTAGGTATGATACAGTCTACATGGGGAGGTACGCATGCGGAATCGTGGACGAAAATGAGTGTTATGAAGAACAATCCGCTCTATGCAGATGTACTTGAAGATTTTGCTTTGAAGAATGTGAAGCAGGAGAAGGGATATTGCAAGGTCCCCGCTACGCTTTGGAACGGTATGATTCATCCTATTCTGGGATATACGGTGAAAGGAAATATCTGGTATCAGGGAGAATCGAATGCCATTCGTCATGAAAAATATCAGCAGGTATTCACCAATATGATTAACAGCTGGCGGAAAGAATGGAAGCAACCCGACATGCCGTTCTATTTCATGCAGATTGCTCCGCATAAAGGACAGCCGGCCGGTATTCGTGAAGCACAGCTCAAAACATGGCAAAGCGGGCTGAAGAATGTAGGCATGGCGGTTGTTACGGATGCGGCGGATTCTACGGATATTCATCCGCGTAATAAGCGCGTGGCGGGTGAACGCATGGCTTTGTGGGCGCTTGCCAAACAATATGGGAAGGATGTGGCATACTCCGGCCCGCTTTTCAAAACGATGAAAGTCAGCGGCAATAAGGCTGTATTGAGTTTTGAATATGCCGAAGACGGTTTGATGACACCTGAGAATGCTCCGGTCAAGGGCTTTCTGGTTGCGGGAGCCGACCGGCGTTTCTATCCGGCGGTGGCTGTGATAAAAGGCAGCCGGCTGGAAGTTTCCGCTCCGCAGGTGGCGGAGCCGGTTGCCGTACGTTACGGCTTTTGTAACTTCTTCCGTGTAAATCTTTATAATAAGTCGGGTTTGCCCGCAGTGCCTTTCCGTACGGATACATGGGAACAAGGCTCGTATGCGCGTTGGTTTGCCGACTCCGAGATGATGCGTTTCCCGCAGGCTTACCGGTTGGATCACGGCAAGCGTCTGTTCTTCGGTTATGCCCAGGGAGTGGGTTGCTGCGCCATGTTGCAGATGTGGAAGATAACGGGCGAACGTCGTTATTATGATTATGTGAAGCAATGGGCCGACTCTCTGATTAATGAAAAGGGGGAAATCCATCTGTATGATAAGTCCACTTATAACCTGGATTTCATTAACTCCGGAAAGGTGCTGTTTGACCTTTACCGTGAAACCGGCGACCAACGATATAAAGCGGCAATGGATATCCTTATCAAACAGTTGAAGAACCAGCCCCGTACTTTGGAAGGCGGATTCTGGCATAAACTGATTTATCAGCATCAGATGTGGCTGGACGGACTGTATATGGCTTCTCCGTTTATGGCGCAGTATGGTGCGGAATTCAATAAACCGGAATGGATTGATGAGGCGGTGAAACAGTTCCGTCTCTGCCATAAACATACCTATGATGCCAAGACAGGACTGTATCATCATGCGTGGGACGAAAGCAAGAGCCAGCGTTGGGCGAACCCGGAAACCGGACATTCTCCCAACTTCTGGGGGCGCAGTATAGGCTGGTGGTTTATGGCGCTGGTAGATGCTTTGGACTATATACCCGAAAATCATCCGGGACGTGCCGACATGATTGGCTATATCCGCGGATTGGCGGAGACATTGCCGAAATATCAGGATAAAGCGGGACTTTGGTATCAGGTTATCGACCAGCCTAAACGCAAGGGTAATTTCCCTGAGGCATCCGTGACCACCCAATGTATGTATGCTTATGCAAAAGCAGTGAATAAAGGATATATCGATGCCGGATACCGCGCTGTAGCGGAAAAGGCTCTGAAGGGCTTGAAAGATAAATTGCTGGTGGAGAAACAGGACGGAACGCTGACTCTGACCCGTTGTTGCCAGGTTGGCGGTTTGGGAGGTCATCCGTATCGCGACGGAAGTTTTGAATATTATATAGGTGAAAAGATGAGAGATAATGACGCCAAAGCAACGGGACCGTTCATTATGGGATGTCTGGAACTGGAGAAAATAAAATAG
- a CDS encoding glycosyl hydrolase yields MNRLFCIAMFAFCAVFLSAQDVSWPEIGLDAKPAARWWWMGSAVDKENLTRNLEAYAAAGMGTMEITPIYGVQGNDAKDIPFLSPRWMQMLQYTESEASRLGMQIDMNTGTGWPFGGPEVGIEDAACKLFVTEYRLEGGNTLDQRIEVADKKQKPYAKLERLMAFSDTGKCLDLTDKVKDGMLCWKAPKGNWRLIAAFCGKTLQKVKRAAPGGEGYVMNHFSARAVKNYLGRFERAFDGKFKDTAGGATAYPHNFFNDSYEVYGADWSEGLFDEFLARRGYKLEEHLPEFLAAGERSDKTRRIISDYRETLGELLQENFTRQWTEWAHRHGAKTRNQAHGSPGNLIDLYATVDIPECEGFGLSDFGIRGLRKDSLTRPNDSDLSMLKYASSGAHIAGKPYTSSETFTWLTEHFRTSLSQCKPDIDLMFVSGVNHTFFHGTTYSPAEAAWPGWKFYATVDMSPTNSIWRDAPAFFQYISRCQSFLQMGQPDNDFLVYLPVYDMWQEQDGRLLMFDIHKMARRAPGFIKAVHRINDAGYDMDYISDNFIRTATCRDKKIVTSGGTVYKALVVPGARLMPADVLARLLELAKEGATVVFLDRYPEDVPGYARLEQRRTDFKGTLEQVKKLGNKQGKGKTVFFGTDYVRTLAQTAAIPEAMKTSFDLSCIRRKNPEGYHYFISALTGKDTESWIPLAVPARSAMLYNPMNGVSGKARLRQKDGKTEVYLQLVSGESAILKTFTEVDVQAPEWKYQTAARGAVELSGLWNLRFVESVPAVHSVPDSVALGSWTDLSFEGAKTTMGTGCYTTTFVIENPASAQDWLLSLGDVRESARVRINGRNVATLWAVPYCCSVGQYLCPGKNTLEIEVTNLPANRIADMDRRGVKWRIFKDINIAALGYKKGTYAGWEPVPSGLLGPVRIIPLKITKNEMQ; encoded by the coding sequence ATGAATCGATTGTTTTGTATTGCCATGTTTGCATTTTGTGCAGTTTTTTTGTCTGCACAAGATGTTTCGTGGCCGGAGATTGGTTTGGATGCCAAACCGGCTGCACGCTGGTGGTGGATGGGAAGTGCGGTGGATAAGGAAAACCTGACCCGTAATCTGGAAGCATATGCTGCGGCGGGAATGGGTACGATGGAGATTACTCCGATTTATGGCGTACAGGGAAATGATGCGAAGGATATTCCGTTTCTCTCCCCCCGATGGATGCAGATGCTGCAATATACGGAAAGTGAAGCGTCCCGTCTGGGCATGCAGATTGATATGAACACCGGTACCGGCTGGCCTTTCGGAGGCCCTGAAGTGGGGATAGAGGATGCCGCCTGCAAACTGTTTGTTACGGAATATCGGTTAGAAGGCGGGAATACGCTTGATCAGAGAATAGAGGTTGCCGATAAAAAACAAAAGCCTTATGCCAAACTGGAGCGTCTGATGGCCTTTTCCGATACGGGGAAGTGTCTGGATTTGACGGATAAGGTAAAAGACGGAATGTTATGCTGGAAAGCTCCGAAAGGGAACTGGCGTTTGATTGCCGCCTTTTGCGGCAAGACTTTGCAGAAGGTGAAGCGTGCGGCACCCGGCGGTGAGGGGTATGTGATGAATCATTTCTCGGCCCGTGCCGTGAAAAACTATCTCGGACGCTTTGAACGCGCTTTTGACGGAAAGTTCAAGGATACGGCAGGTGGTGCTACAGCTTATCCCCATAATTTCTTTAACGACTCCTATGAGGTTTACGGGGCGGACTGGTCGGAAGGACTTTTTGATGAGTTTCTGGCGCGTCGCGGTTATAAACTGGAAGAACACCTGCCGGAGTTTCTGGCGGCAGGGGAGCGTTCGGACAAGACCCGGCGCATCATCTCCGATTATCGTGAAACTCTCGGTGAACTGTTGCAGGAGAATTTCACCCGTCAGTGGACGGAGTGGGCACATCGGCACGGGGCTAAAACCAGAAATCAGGCTCATGGCTCGCCGGGAAATCTGATAGACCTTTATGCCACGGTGGATATTCCGGAGTGCGAAGGTTTCGGTTTGTCTGATTTCGGTATACGGGGATTGCGTAAGGATTCGCTGACGCGTCCCAATGATTCCGACCTCTCCATGTTGAAATACGCATCTTCGGGCGCTCATATTGCCGGTAAACCTTATACTTCTTCAGAAACTTTTACTTGGCTGACGGAACATTTCCGCACTTCTCTGTCACAGTGCAAGCCGGATATCGACCTCATGTTCGTTTCCGGCGTCAATCATACTTTCTTCCATGGTACGACTTATTCTCCTGCTGAGGCTGCCTGGCCCGGCTGGAAGTTTTATGCTACGGTGGATATGAGTCCGACGAACAGCATCTGGCGTGATGCGCCTGCTTTCTTTCAATACATATCCCGTTGCCAGAGTTTTTTGCAGATGGGACAGCCGGATAATGACTTCCTTGTGTATTTGCCGGTATATGATATGTGGCAGGAGCAGGACGGACGTCTGCTGATGTTTGATATTCATAAAATGGCACGGCGTGCTCCGGGCTTTATAAAAGCGGTGCACCGCATTAACGATGCCGGTTATGATATGGATTATATTTCCGATAACTTCATTCGTACGGCCACCTGCCGTGATAAGAAAATTGTGACGTCAGGCGGAACAGTTTATAAAGCATTGGTTGTTCCCGGTGCACGTTTAATGCCTGCGGACGTACTTGCCCGCCTGCTCGAATTGGCAAAAGAGGGAGCGACCGTTGTGTTTCTGGACCGGTATCCGGAGGATGTTCCGGGGTATGCCAGGTTGGAGCAGCGCCGTACGGACTTTAAGGGTACTCTGGAGCAGGTAAAGAAATTAGGAAATAAACAAGGTAAAGGTAAGACGGTGTTCTTCGGTACGGATTATGTCCGTACACTGGCGCAGACTGCTGCTATACCGGAAGCGATGAAAACTTCTTTTGATTTGAGTTGTATCCGTCGGAAGAACCCGGAAGGTTATCATTATTTCATTTCCGCACTGACCGGAAAAGATACGGAAAGTTGGATACCGTTGGCTGTGCCTGCACGTTCGGCCATGCTTTATAATCCGATGAACGGCGTTTCCGGCAAGGCTCGCTTGCGTCAGAAGGATGGAAAGACGGAAGTTTATTTGCAATTGGTTTCCGGAGAATCTGCCATATTGAAAACTTTTACGGAAGTTGACGTACAAGCTCCGGAATGGAAGTATCAGACTGCTGCACGGGGAGCTGTCGAACTGTCCGGCTTATGGAACCTGCGGTTTGTGGAAAGCGTTCCTGCGGTACATAGTGTGCCGGATTCCGTTGCTTTGGGCTCATGGACGGATTTATCCTTTGAAGGTGCTAAAACGACGATGGGAACAGGCTGTTATACAACCACTTTTGTGATTGAAAATCCGGCATCGGCCCAGGACTGGTTACTCTCACTTGGCGATGTCCGTGAAAGTGCCCGTGTACGTATCAATGGCCGGAATGTTGCCACTTTATGGGCTGTGCCCTATTGTTGCTCCGTCGGGCAATACCTGTGTCCGGGAAAGAATACTCTGGAAATAGAAGTAACCAATCTTCCTGCCAATCGCATAGCCGATATGGATCGCCGTGGAGTGAAGTGGCGCATCTTCAAAGATATAAATATTGCAGCGCTTGGTTATAAAAAAGGGACTTATGCCGGTTGGGAACCTGTGCCAAGCGGATTATTAGGCCCTGTACGTATTATACCACTGAAGATAACTAAAAACGAAATGCAATGA
- a CDS encoding glycoside hydrolase family 28 protein, with amino-acid sequence MTKPLYVIAAVCLWIFSSCQSTDYKYEAVYRNLPFDMPRVEAPRFPDRTVNLKEFNAVGNGETLCTSAFADAINALSEQGGGHLVVPAGVWLTGPIVLKSNIDLHLEKGAVILFSPDVDLYPLVETVFEGLDTRRCQSPISGRNLENVAITGEGAIDGNGHYWRPLKREKVTESVWKQTTARGGVYKRPTYWFPYPETLKGDTISNMNVPQNLKTEEEWQSVRHFLRPVMVSLIECKNVWLQGVIFQNSPAWNLHPLMCENVLVEDVQVRNPSYAQNGDGLDLESCKNALIVNSTFDVGDDGICLKSGKDEDGRRRARPCENVVVDGCTVFKGHGGFVVGSEMSGGVRNVSVSNCQFLGTDVGLRFKSKRGRGGIVENIWITNVSMMDIPTEPITFNLYYGGKSAVEVLESGEKVPAKVDPLPVDETTPCFRNIHVKNLVCAGARRALFFNGIPEMPIENVVLEDVDITSRLGAEFVYSKAVTMKNVTIRNTEGEQIVTRFCEDVK; translated from the coding sequence ATGACAAAACCATTGTATGTAATTGCTGCTGTTTGTTTATGGATATTCAGTTCTTGCCAGTCTACGGACTATAAATATGAAGCTGTCTATCGTAACCTGCCTTTTGACATGCCTCGTGTGGAAGCGCCGAGATTTCCTGACCGTACGGTCAATCTGAAAGAGTTTAATGCCGTCGGTAATGGGGAAACTCTATGTACATCGGCCTTTGCCGATGCAATCAATGCTCTTTCCGAACAAGGGGGAGGACATCTTGTTGTTCCTGCCGGTGTTTGGCTTACAGGGCCGATCGTATTGAAAAGTAATATCGACTTGCATTTGGAAAAAGGGGCTGTTATCCTTTTCTCTCCTGATGTGGACCTCTATCCTTTGGTGGAAACAGTGTTTGAGGGGTTGGATACCCGCCGTTGCCAGTCTCCGATTTCCGGCCGTAACCTGGAAAATGTAGCTATAACCGGCGAAGGGGCAATTGACGGAAACGGCCATTACTGGCGTCCGTTGAAGCGTGAGAAGGTTACGGAGAGCGTCTGGAAGCAGACAACAGCCCGTGGCGGTGTATATAAACGTCCTACCTACTGGTTTCCTTATCCTGAAACTTTGAAAGGGGATACTATCAGCAATATGAATGTCCCCCAGAATCTGAAAACGGAAGAAGAGTGGCAAAGTGTCCGTCATTTCCTTCGTCCGGTGATGGTGAGTCTGATAGAGTGTAAGAATGTGTGGTTGCAAGGGGTGATTTTCCAGAACTCTCCGGCGTGGAACCTGCATCCGCTGATGTGTGAGAATGTGCTGGTTGAAGATGTGCAGGTGCGTAATCCGAGCTATGCGCAGAACGGTGACGGACTGGATTTGGAATCTTGTAAAAACGCGCTGATTGTGAATTCTACCTTTGATGTGGGAGATGACGGAATCTGTCTGAAAAGCGGTAAGGATGAAGATGGCCGCCGTCGTGCACGTCCTTGCGAAAATGTAGTGGTAGATGGCTGCACGGTATTTAAAGGCCATGGCGGTTTCGTTGTCGGCAGTGAGATGAGTGGCGGGGTACGTAATGTATCCGTCAGCAATTGCCAGTTCCTGGGAACGGATGTGGGACTGCGTTTTAAGAGCAAGCGTGGTCGTGGCGGTATTGTTGAAAATATATGGATTACCAATGTGTCTATGATGGATATTCCGACCGAACCGATTACTTTCAATCTTTATTATGGTGGAAAATCTGCCGTTGAAGTGTTGGAGAGCGGTGAAAAAGTTCCGGCTAAAGTAGATCCTCTTCCTGTGGATGAAACAACTCCTTGTTTCCGGAATATTCATGTGAAGAATTTGGTATGCGCAGGCGCCCGTCGTGCATTGTTCTTCAACGGTATCCCGGAAATGCCGATTGAAAATGTGGTTTTGGAAGATGTTGATATAACTTCCCGATTGGGAGCCGAATTTGTTTATAGCAAGGCCGTTACGATGAAGAACGTAACCATCCGGAATACGGAAGGCGAGCAAATTGTCACCCGTTTTTGTGAGGATGTGAAATAG